One genomic window of Halococcus sediminicola includes the following:
- a CDS encoding DUF63 family protein: protein MQVPAQLLPAGSALPPVGYLLVLGVVFVAVALSLRRLGPRVTDRVVVAFAPWMMLGSSLYVLYQVDGVPPILRPFFGSPTVYISVAAVAGGVWAVTAAAELPTDRWRPPSVPGVVALLGGVLAVVAVGWALSVGAPGLTVAWPAVGAVVATVLAAVVWGGLRRAVPKTECAGAVGALAVFGHALDGVSTAVGIDVLGFGERSPVSRAVIEFAAGLPTTPFIGAGWLFVLVKLALAAAVVVFLSEYVREEPAEGYLLLGAVAAVGLGPGAHNLLLFTIATP from the coding sequence ATGCAGGTGCCCGCGCAGTTGCTGCCCGCCGGTTCGGCGCTCCCGCCGGTCGGCTATCTCCTCGTTCTCGGAGTCGTGTTCGTCGCCGTCGCCCTCTCGCTGCGCCGGCTCGGTCCACGAGTCACCGACCGGGTGGTCGTCGCGTTCGCGCCGTGGATGATGCTGGGGTCGAGTCTCTATGTGCTGTATCAGGTCGACGGCGTTCCCCCCATCCTGCGACCGTTTTTCGGCTCGCCCACGGTGTACATCTCGGTCGCGGCCGTCGCCGGTGGTGTTTGGGCCGTCACGGCGGCGGCCGAACTTCCCACGGACCGCTGGCGACCGCCATCGGTGCCGGGCGTCGTCGCCCTTCTCGGGGGCGTGCTCGCCGTCGTGGCCGTGGGCTGGGCGCTTTCGGTCGGCGCGCCCGGCCTCACTGTCGCGTGGCCCGCCGTGGGAGCGGTCGTCGCAACGGTTCTGGCGGCGGTCGTCTGGGGCGGGCTGCGCCGAGCGGTGCCGAAGACCGAGTGTGCGGGCGCGGTCGGCGCGCTCGCGGTGTTCGGGCACGCGCTCGACGGCGTCTCGACGGCCGTCGGAATCGATGTTCTGGGTTTCGGCGAGCGCTCGCCGGTCTCGCGGGCGGTCATCGAGTTCGCTGCCGGACTGCCCACGACCCCGTTCATCGGCGCGGGCTGGCTCTTCGTACTCGTCAAGCTCGCGCTCGCGGCGGCGGTCGTCGTCTTCCTGAGCGAGTACGTCCGCGAGGAACCGGCCGAGGGCTATCTCCTGCTCGGGGCGGTCGCCGCGGTCGGTCTCGGACCGGGCGCGCACAACCTCCTCTTGTTCACCATCGCCACTCCGTAG
- the deoC gene encoding deoxyribose-phosphate aldolase — protein MDRATFAASIDHTVLGPETTPTDVERVLGEAAEYGMNACIPPCFLDSAEGAVTVATVIGFPHGQHAPEAKREEAVAAWEAGADELDVVINVGRLRAGEDERVTEELADVVAAVPVPVKVIIEAPLLSDDEKRRACECAVDADADFVKTATGFEGGATVEDVELMSEYLPVKASGGIGSSEKATKMLSAGAERIGASSGVALVEGFDD, from the coding sequence ATGGACCGCGCTACCTTCGCCGCGAGCATCGATCACACCGTTCTGGGTCCCGAAACCACGCCCACAGACGTCGAGCGCGTGCTCGGCGAGGCGGCCGAATACGGGATGAACGCCTGCATTCCGCCCTGTTTTCTCGATAGCGCCGAAGGGGCGGTGACCGTCGCCACCGTTATCGGCTTCCCACACGGCCAGCACGCTCCCGAGGCGAAACGCGAGGAGGCGGTCGCCGCGTGGGAGGCCGGGGCCGACGAACTCGACGTCGTGATCAACGTCGGGCGGCTTCGGGCCGGAGAGGACGAACGGGTCACCGAGGAACTCGCCGACGTGGTGGCCGCCGTACCGGTTCCAGTGAAAGTCATCATCGAGGCTCCCCTGTTGAGCGACGACGAGAAGCGCCGCGCCTGCGAGTGTGCGGTCGATGCCGACGCCGACTTCGTGAAGACCGCCACCGGCTTCGAGGGCGGCGCGACGGTCGAGGACGTCGAACTCATGAGCGAGTATCTCCCCGTGAAGGCGAGCGGTGGCATCGGCAGCTCCGAGAAAGCCACGAAAATGTTGTCGGCGGGAGCCGAGCGCATCGGCGCGTCGAGCGGCGTCGCGCTCGTCGAGGGCTTCGACGACTGA
- a CDS encoding DUF7351 domain-containing protein, protein MKRGDTATDWTTESRLEEAFSLLANETRVRILFALYEAPEQVIPFSALNERVGLGDSGRFNYHLKQLTGTFIYRTEEGYGLLFSGLAVCRSMLAALDTDKRSVAPFDLDSDCYNCGATLAAQYDYEYVVIRCPNCGIEFHDFPFPPGTLAGRSREELLSIYDGWMRSQTALSADGLCTWCFGRRTTGLRAGESPADPKVHVVHTCERCSADMTTTVGETFQNHPAVIAFLYDHGIDISKTPSWELPFLWSDDYLTVERTDPWRVELEIPLDDAALTVTIDGEASVLNATRE, encoded by the coding sequence ATGAAACGCGGTGACACCGCGACCGACTGGACCACCGAGAGCCGCTTGGAGGAAGCCTTTTCCCTGCTGGCCAACGAGACCCGGGTCCGAATCCTGTTCGCGCTGTACGAGGCTCCCGAACAGGTGATTCCGTTCTCGGCGCTCAACGAGCGCGTCGGCCTCGGCGACAGCGGCCGGTTCAACTACCACCTCAAGCAGCTCACCGGCACGTTCATCTACCGCACCGAGGAGGGCTATGGCCTCCTGTTTAGCGGGCTGGCGGTCTGTCGGTCGATGCTGGCGGCGCTCGACACCGACAAGCGAAGCGTCGCGCCGTTCGACCTCGACAGCGACTGTTACAACTGCGGGGCGACGCTCGCCGCCCAGTACGATTACGAGTACGTCGTCATCCGCTGTCCGAACTGCGGTATCGAGTTCCACGACTTTCCCTTTCCGCCGGGCACGCTCGCCGGGCGGAGCCGCGAGGAACTGCTCTCGATTTATGATGGGTGGATGCGCTCACAGACAGCCCTCTCGGCCGACGGTCTCTGCACGTGGTGTTTCGGCCGCCGGACGACCGGACTCCGCGCGGGCGAGTCGCCGGCGGACCCGAAAGTGCACGTCGTCCACACCTGCGAGCGCTGTAGCGCCGACATGACGACCACCGTGGGCGAAACGTTCCAGAATCACCCCGCCGTGATCGCCTTCCTCTACGACCACGGCATCGATATCTCGAAAACCCCTTCGTGGGAGCTACCCTTCCTCTGGAGCGACGACTATCTGACCGTCGAGCGCACCGACCCGTGGCGGGTCGAACTGGAAATCCCACTCGACGACGCCGCTCTCACTGTGACTATCGACGGCGAGGCGAGCGTTCTCAACGCGACACGCGAGTGA
- a CDS encoding dual specificity protein phosphatase family protein gives MVPNEPRPVRGENGPSEPLVRPFGYVADEPVIRRLGDRELYLGNWRAADGARHDREFRYVLSVTENEYPLTTHHRPLDDGPDNDWLAFEGAVDTARTLFRRDGSVLIHCTAGISRSSTLVATTLAAEEHRRFDDALAIVHDARPHALPHPALHEWAVVYLAARS, from the coding sequence GTGGTTCCGAACGAACCGAGACCCGTTCGTGGTGAGAATGGCCCATCAGAGCCACTCGTCCGCCCGTTCGGGTACGTGGCGGACGAACCGGTCATCCGTCGTCTTGGCGACCGGGAGCTGTATCTCGGAAACTGGCGTGCGGCCGACGGCGCACGTCACGACAGGGAGTTTCGGTACGTGCTGTCGGTCACCGAAAACGAGTACCCGCTGACGACCCACCATCGCCCGCTCGACGATGGTCCCGACAACGACTGGCTCGCGTTCGAGGGAGCCGTCGATACCGCTCGAACGCTCTTCCGTCGGGACGGCTCGGTGCTGATTCACTGTACTGCCGGCATCTCGCGGAGCAGCACGCTCGTTGCGACGACACTCGCCGCCGAGGAGCATCGACGGTTCGACGACGCGCTCGCCATCGTCCATGACGCGCGGCCGCACGCGCTTCCGCACCCGGCGCTCCACGAGTGGGCGGTGGTGTATCTCGCCGCACGGTCGTAG
- a CDS encoding tRNA (N(6)-L-threonylcarbamoyladenosine(37)-C(2))-methylthiotransferase, whose translation MASYHIETYGCTANRGESRAIERRLRDGGHHPVDGPANADVAILNTCTVVEKTETNMRRRAEELDAETADVVVTGCMALAQGEQFADLDATVCGWDEVPEVVRNGECPRPTPDAEPVLDGVVGILPIARGCMSDCSYCITKHATGKIDSPPVEENVRKARALVHAGAKEIRVTGQDTGVYGWDTGERKLHELLERICAIDGDFRVRVGMANPKGVHGIREELADVFAAEEKLYNFLHAPVQSGSNDVLGDMRRQHQVSEFRDVVETFDDRLDHWTLATDFIVGFPTETDTDHEQSMALLRETTPERINVTRFSKRPGTDAAEMKGLGGTLKKERSKAMSDLKMDVVGDAYESMVGERHEVLVVEPGTADSVKCYDEAYRQVIIQDAPTHGVEPGDLVDVEITGQNTVYAFGNPV comes from the coding sequence ATGGCCAGCTATCACATCGAGACCTACGGCTGCACCGCGAACCGTGGCGAGAGCCGCGCCATCGAGCGGCGGCTCCGCGACGGCGGCCATCACCCCGTCGACGGCCCCGCGAACGCCGACGTGGCCATCCTGAACACGTGCACCGTGGTCGAGAAGACCGAGACGAACATGCGCCGCCGGGCCGAGGAACTCGACGCCGAGACTGCTGACGTCGTCGTCACCGGCTGCATGGCGCTCGCACAGGGCGAACAGTTCGCCGACCTCGATGCAACTGTGTGTGGCTGGGACGAGGTCCCCGAGGTCGTCCGCAACGGCGAGTGCCCGCGCCCGACGCCCGACGCCGAACCGGTGCTCGACGGCGTGGTGGGGATTCTCCCCATCGCCCGCGGCTGCATGAGCGATTGTTCCTATTGTATCACCAAGCACGCCACCGGCAAGATCGACTCGCCACCTGTGGAAGAGAACGTCCGGAAGGCGCGCGCGCTCGTCCACGCCGGCGCGAAGGAGATTCGCGTCACGGGCCAGGATACAGGGGTGTACGGCTGGGACACCGGCGAGCGCAAACTCCACGAGCTACTCGAACGCATCTGCGCCATCGACGGCGATTTTCGAGTACGGGTAGGGATGGCCAACCCGAAAGGAGTACATGGGATCCGCGAGGAGCTCGCGGACGTCTTCGCCGCCGAAGAGAAACTCTACAACTTCCTCCACGCACCAGTCCAGTCGGGCAGCAACGACGTGCTGGGCGACATGCGCCGCCAGCACCAGGTGAGCGAGTTCCGCGACGTCGTGGAGACGTTCGACGACCGACTCGACCACTGGACGCTCGCCACGGACTTCATCGTGGGCTTCCCGACCGAGACCGACACCGACCACGAGCAGTCGATGGCCCTGCTCCGTGAGACGACCCCCGAACGGATTAACGTCACCCGATTCTCGAAACGACCCGGTACCGACGCCGCCGAGATGAAGGGGCTCGGTGGCACCCTCAAAAAGGAGCGCTCGAAGGCGATGAGCGACCTGAAGATGGACGTCGTGGGCGATGCCTACGAGTCGATGGTTGGCGAGCGCCACGAGGTGCTGGTCGTCGAACCCGGCACCGCGGACTCGGTGAAGTGCTACGACGAGGCCTACCGTCAGGTGATCATCCAGGACGCGCCCACCCACGGCGTCGAACCCGGCGATCTCGTCGACGTCGAGATCACGGGCCAGAACACCGTGTACGCCTTCGGAAACCCCGTTTAG
- the rnz gene encoding ribonuclease Z: MQVTFLGTGGAVPTTRRNTSALMVRREGERLLFDCGEGTQRQMMRFGTGFSISHIFVTHLHGDHVLGLPGLCQTLDFNDREQALAIHTPPGTKATVENLVGVTGARPGYPIRVHEAQPSGVALREDEYEVRAFETDHRTQSVGYALVEDDRKGRFDRERAEELGVPAGPLFSELHEGNAVELDDGRTIDPDQVVGSPRPGRRIVYTGDTRPTGATVEAAADADLLVHEATFGEDRSERAGKTGHSTARQAADLAVRAGAKRLALTHVSSRYAGESDRLAVEAREIFDDAFLPDDGDDIEIPYPDG; encoded by the coding sequence ATGCAGGTGACGTTTCTCGGGACCGGCGGCGCAGTCCCGACGACCCGGCGCAACACGAGCGCCCTCATGGTTCGCCGCGAGGGCGAGCGCCTCCTCTTCGACTGCGGCGAGGGCACCCAGCGCCAGATGATGCGCTTTGGCACCGGCTTTTCGATCTCCCATATCTTCGTGACCCATCTCCACGGCGATCACGTGCTCGGATTGCCGGGGCTCTGCCAGACTCTCGATTTCAACGACCGCGAGCAGGCGCTCGCCATCCACACGCCGCCGGGTACCAAGGCCACGGTCGAGAACCTCGTCGGCGTCACCGGCGCGCGCCCCGGCTATCCGATTCGAGTCCACGAGGCACAGCCGAGCGGGGTCGCGCTTCGCGAGGACGAGTACGAGGTTCGTGCCTTCGAGACCGATCATCGAACTCAGTCGGTCGGCTACGCGCTCGTCGAGGACGACCGGAAGGGGCGGTTCGATCGCGAGCGCGCCGAGGAACTCGGCGTTCCGGCGGGCCCGCTGTTCTCGGAGCTCCACGAGGGGAACGCGGTCGAACTCGACGACGGTCGAACGATCGACCCCGACCAAGTGGTGGGATCGCCCCGCCCCGGACGGCGAATCGTCTACACCGGCGACACCCGGCCTACCGGCGCGACCGTCGAGGCCGCTGCCGACGCCGACCTGCTGGTCCACGAGGCGACCTTCGGCGAGGACAGGTCCGAACGCGCCGGGAAAACCGGCCACTCGACCGCGCGACAGGCCGCCGACCTCGCTGTCAGGGCGGGTGCGAAACGCCTCGCGCTCACGCACGTCTCGTCGCGCTACGCCGGCGAGAGCGACCGACTCGCGGTCGAAGCCCGTGAGATCTTCGACGACGCCTTCCTGCCCGACGACGGCGACGACATCGAGATCCCCTATCCGGACGGATAG
- a CDS encoding carbonic anhydrase, with protein sequence MPSATAAELLARNRDHVDQLPDDYFDDVLDAQTPPVVSLCCADSRVSQEKMWSVDEPGWLFTPANIGNVAWDVDDSSTVDGNLLYPVANTDTRTVAVVGHTGCGAVTAAYEAVTDGSLPNEPGIRKRVEPLVPVVEDALDGGVTDDENVVDRLVEYNVREQVAFLDGSDEVPDDTLVLGFVYDFHESYGDTPGRTYLVAADGETDPAALGERVDGDDEIAVQSLL encoded by the coding sequence ATGCCGAGTGCGACAGCCGCCGAACTACTGGCTCGCAACCGTGACCACGTCGACCAGCTCCCGGACGATTACTTCGACGACGTGCTCGACGCCCAAACGCCCCCCGTGGTATCGCTGTGCTGTGCGGACTCGCGGGTCTCACAGGAGAAGATGTGGAGCGTCGATGAGCCGGGCTGGCTGTTCACGCCCGCGAACATCGGCAACGTCGCGTGGGATGTCGACGACTCCTCGACCGTCGACGGAAACCTCCTCTATCCGGTCGCCAACACCGACACCCGAACGGTGGCCGTCGTCGGCCACACCGGTTGCGGTGCCGTCACCGCCGCCTACGAAGCCGTCACCGACGGCTCGCTACCCAACGAACCCGGCATCAGAAAGCGCGTCGAGCCGCTCGTGCCCGTCGTCGAGGACGCACTCGATGGCGGCGTCACGGACGACGAGAACGTCGTCGACCGCCTCGTCGAGTACAACGTCCGCGAGCAGGTCGCCTTCCTTGACGGGAGCGACGAGGTGCCCGACGACACGCTCGTCCTGGGGTTCGTCTACGACTTCCACGAGAGCTACGGCGACACGCCGGGACGCACCTACCTCGTCGCCGCCGACGGCGAGACCGACCCCGCAGCACTCGGCGAGCGGGTCGATGGCGACGACGAGATTGCCGTGCAATCGCTGCTGTGA
- a CDS encoding DUF460 domain-containing protein yields the protein MSSRISALDAVVFGVDVQSGDVRGDAPSYAVVAFDGENLDRDVVSYRKLRRLVDREEPAIVATDNVFELAADKDALVRLLGSLPDETKLVQVTGDEQPEPLSRVASRHGVPYGKKPMKEAEAAARLAAANVGCEVSAFTDTTEVKVARGRSTGSGGWSEDRFTRRIHGSVKRRAREVASALDEAGLDYEMDETEKYGGYSNAVFTVEARPADIPVSRNRSGDTRVEIGRVRRDGIEFRPLAKRRDHVLVGIDPGTTTAVAIVGLDGQVLDVLSTRTADTAAVIEWIIERGRPVVVAADVEPMPSTVEKIRRSFSAAGWVPESDLPVDEKQHRTREEGYDNDHERDALAAALHAFDDYEDTFERIGGKVPARIETGTVVARVVAGEESVEAVLSDLAENDGSEEDEEKHEPRELTAEEKRIKRLESRVERLDSHVDDLEATIEEKDDELAEYERELTDARRNERREARERREVDRLKRENEQLEQKLDAQREATEQVEAKLDRLKELWRLDHSNFADVAAKRQGLTPVKPVAKFTTSALRAADERWELAPGDVVYLRDASGAGRSTAETLAEREPRVVLKSGGLSEIAREVLFDHEIPTAPAEEVTIEELDDLAVARESEVEAAIEGWRERARERRKSQTGEMVDKLISEHRADRGESD from the coding sequence GTGAGCAGTCGCATCAGCGCGCTCGATGCGGTGGTGTTCGGCGTCGACGTCCAGAGCGGGGACGTCCGTGGCGACGCGCCCTCCTACGCCGTGGTGGCCTTCGACGGCGAGAACCTCGACCGCGACGTGGTCTCGTATCGAAAGCTTCGGCGGCTCGTCGATCGCGAGGAGCCGGCCATCGTCGCCACGGACAACGTCTTCGAACTCGCCGCCGACAAGGACGCGCTCGTCCGCCTTCTGGGAAGCCTACCCGACGAGACCAAACTGGTGCAGGTCACCGGCGACGAACAGCCCGAACCCCTCTCGCGGGTGGCCTCCCGTCACGGGGTTCCGTACGGCAAGAAACCCATGAAGGAGGCCGAAGCCGCCGCCCGTCTGGCCGCCGCCAACGTGGGCTGTGAGGTCTCTGCGTTCACCGACACGACCGAAGTGAAGGTCGCGCGCGGGCGCTCGACGGGCAGCGGCGGCTGGTCCGAAGACCGCTTCACGCGCCGGATTCACGGTTCAGTGAAGCGCCGGGCCAGAGAGGTCGCCTCCGCACTCGACGAGGCGGGACTCGACTACGAGATGGACGAAACCGAGAAGTACGGTGGCTACTCGAACGCCGTCTTCACCGTCGAGGCCCGGCCCGCCGATATTCCAGTCTCGCGGAACCGCTCGGGCGACACCAGAGTCGAAATCGGGCGCGTCAGGCGCGACGGCATCGAGTTCCGCCCGCTCGCGAAACGCCGCGATCACGTGCTCGTCGGCATCGATCCCGGAACGACCACGGCGGTCGCCATCGTCGGACTCGACGGCCAAGTATTGGATGTGCTGAGCACCAGAACCGCCGACACGGCGGCGGTCATCGAGTGGATAATCGAACGCGGGCGGCCCGTCGTCGTGGCCGCCGATGTCGAACCGATGCCCTCCACCGTGGAGAAGATCAGGCGGAGTTTCTCTGCAGCGGGCTGGGTGCCCGAATCGGATTTGCCGGTCGACGAGAAACAACACCGCACCCGCGAGGAGGGCTACGACAACGATCACGAGCGCGACGCGCTGGCGGCCGCTCTCCACGCGTTCGACGACTACGAGGATACCTTCGAGCGCATCGGGGGGAAGGTTCCGGCGCGCATCGAGACCGGCACGGTCGTCGCGCGCGTGGTCGCCGGCGAGGAATCCGTCGAAGCGGTTCTTTCCGACCTCGCCGAGAACGATGGTTCCGAGGAGGACGAAGAGAAACACGAGCCGCGCGAACTCACGGCCGAGGAAAAGCGCATCAAACGCCTCGAATCGCGCGTCGAGCGCCTCGATTCGCACGTCGACGACCTCGAAGCCACCATCGAGGAGAAGGACGACGAACTCGCCGAGTACGAGCGCGAACTCACCGACGCCAGACGAAACGAGCGCCGCGAGGCCAGAGAGCGCCGCGAGGTCGACAGGCTAAAGCGCGAAAACGAACAGTTAGAGCAGAAACTCGACGCCCAGCGCGAGGCGACCGAGCAGGTCGAGGCGAAGCTCGACAGACTGAAAGAACTCTGGCGGCTCGACCACTCGAACTTCGCCGACGTGGCGGCGAAACGACAGGGTCTCACACCGGTCAAACCAGTTGCAAAGTTCACCACGAGCGCGCTCCGGGCGGCCGACGAGCGCTGGGAACTCGCACCGGGTGACGTCGTCTATCTGCGCGACGCGAGCGGTGCGGGTCGCTCGACCGCCGAGACGCTCGCCGAGCGCGAGCCACGAGTCGTGCTCAAATCGGGCGGTCTCTCCGAAATCGCTCGCGAGGTGCTGTTCGACCACGAGATACCGACCGCGCCCGCCGAGGAAGTGACCATCGAGGAACTCGACGACCTCGCGGTCGCACGCGAAAGCGAAGTCGAGGCGGCCATCGAGGGCTGGCGCGAGCGCGCCAGAGAGCGCCGGAAATCACAAACCGGCGAGATGGTCGACAAACTCATCAGCGAACATCGAGCCGACCGCGGCGAGAGCGACTAG
- a CDS encoding DUF7470 family protein — protein sequence MLDKLGLAGIVGVLCCLGGLAVIAYVAPVVAGGLALVLVGLVLVLRGLLSGMLSAFGMDGMI from the coding sequence ATGCTCGATAAACTCGGCCTCGCTGGCATCGTCGGCGTCCTCTGCTGTCTCGGCGGGTTGGCCGTCATCGCGTACGTCGCGCCGGTCGTCGCGGGCGGGTTGGCGCTCGTGCTGGTCGGTCTCGTGCTCGTCCTACGCGGCCTGCTCTCCGGAATGCTCTCGGCCTTTGGAATGGACGGAATGATCTAG
- a CDS encoding zinc-dependent alcohol dehydrogenase family protein, producing the protein MRAVVFQGPEEPMEIKDIDRPEPDSDGIVVETEACGVCRSDWHAWKGDWDWIGLMMRPGLVFGHEPAGTVVEVGEDVERIREGDRVTNPFNMSDGTCVHCRAGRANICERSVPMGFLDFQQGAYAEEYPVRVADQNAIVLPDGVDSVDVAGLGCRFATAFHGVAHKVDVDPGDWVAVHGCGGVGLSAIHVADALGANVIGVDLNQEALDKAEDLGADEVVKADEVKDVPQQVKGFTQSSRGVEVSVDALGIAETCRNSVNSLMAGGQHLQIGLTTSEEGGEVSLPVDTIVQDEREFYGSYGMPPHEYDEMFRMMSRGKLDPGRIVTETISLEEVPDKVAAFGEYDNVGIPVCNEF; encoded by the coding sequence ATGCGCGCCGTAGTCTTTCAGGGACCGGAGGAACCGATGGAGATCAAGGACATCGACCGACCCGAACCCGATTCCGATGGGATCGTCGTCGAGACCGAGGCCTGTGGGGTCTGTCGGTCGGACTGGCACGCCTGGAAGGGCGACTGGGACTGGATCGGGCTGATGATGCGCCCCGGACTGGTCTTCGGCCACGAACCCGCGGGCACGGTCGTGGAGGTCGGCGAGGACGTCGAGCGCATCCGGGAGGGCGATCGCGTGACGAACCCCTTCAACATGAGCGACGGCACCTGCGTCCACTGCCGAGCAGGGAGAGCGAACATCTGCGAGCGCTCGGTGCCGATGGGCTTTCTCGACTTCCAGCAGGGGGCCTACGCCGAGGAGTACCCAGTCAGAGTCGCCGACCAGAACGCCATCGTCCTCCCCGACGGGGTCGATTCGGTCGACGTCGCCGGCCTCGGCTGTCGGTTCGCCACGGCGTTCCATGGGGTGGCCCACAAGGTCGACGTCGACCCCGGCGATTGGGTCGCGGTGCACGGCTGTGGCGGGGTCGGACTCTCGGCGATCCACGTCGCCGACGCGCTCGGCGCGAACGTCATCGGCGTCGATCTGAATCAGGAGGCGCTCGACAAGGCCGAAGACCTCGGTGCGGACGAAGTCGTGAAGGCCGACGAGGTGAAGGACGTGCCCCAGCAGGTCAAGGGGTTCACCCAGTCGAGCCGCGGCGTCGAGGTGAGCGTCGATGCCCTGGGCATCGCCGAGACCTGCCGGAACTCCGTCAACAGCCTGATGGCGGGCGGCCAGCACCTCCAGATCGGGCTGACGACATCCGAGGAGGGCGGCGAGGTTTCGTTACCGGTGGACACGATAGTGCAGGACGAACGCGAGTTCTACGGCTCGTACGGAATGCCACCCCACGAGTACGACGAGATGTTCCGAATGATGAGTCGCGGAAAACTCGATCCCGGTCGCATCGTCACCGAGACCATCTCGCTGGAGGAGGTCCCCGACAAGGTCGCCGCCTTCGGCGAGTACGACAACGTCGGGATTCCGGTCTGTAACGAGTTCTGA
- the eif1A gene encoding translation initiation factor eIF-1A, whose product MSDGNQKSLRMPEEGEVFAVVTGMHGANRVGVRCMDGTDRTARIPGRMQKRVWIREGDVVLVSPWDWQDEKADIEWRYDKGDADRLREEGHVQE is encoded by the coding sequence ATGAGCGACGGCAATCAGAAAAGTCTCCGGATGCCCGAGGAGGGCGAGGTGTTCGCCGTCGTCACGGGCATGCACGGGGCCAATCGCGTGGGGGTTCGGTGTATGGACGGCACCGACCGCACCGCACGGATTCCGGGCCGGATGCAAAAGCGCGTCTGGATCCGCGAGGGCGACGTCGTGCTCGTCTCGCCGTGGGATTGGCAGGACGAGAAGGCCGATATCGAGTGGCGCTACGACAAGGGCGATGCCGACCGACTGCGAGAGGAGGGTCACGTTCAGGAGTAG
- the rio1 gene encoding serine/threonine-protein kinase Rio1: MSDEYGLLDEEATDAPGDEWEHLDVSDTAVDRTARTQDREFSKFRERIKDADQFKVEGGVFDEATLGALYTLVQHGHIDALGGPISTGKEAHVFLASAGERDVAVKIYRINASDFTQMRRYLEGDPRFEEIGGKKKKVVLAWTKKEFANLKRAQAAGIRVPNPHAVERNVLVMEFLGTDGERARRLGEVHLENPETAYEVVREYMRRLHRAGLVHGDLSEYNVLVHDSQLWFLDLGQAVTVHHPNSREFLERDCENVANFFARQGLAVDGETLLGDVTAVRED; the protein is encoded by the coding sequence GTGAGCGACGAGTACGGCCTGCTCGACGAGGAGGCGACCGACGCGCCGGGCGACGAGTGGGAACACCTCGACGTTTCGGACACCGCAGTCGACCGCACCGCCCGCACGCAGGACCGCGAATTTTCGAAGTTCCGCGAGCGCATCAAGGACGCCGACCAGTTCAAAGTCGAGGGCGGCGTCTTTGACGAGGCGACGCTGGGCGCGCTCTACACGCTGGTCCAGCACGGCCACATCGACGCGCTTGGCGGGCCGATCTCGACTGGAAAAGAAGCGCACGTCTTCCTCGCGAGCGCCGGCGAGCGCGACGTCGCGGTGAAGATCTACCGCATCAACGCGAGTGACTTCACGCAGATGCGCCGGTATCTGGAGGGCGACCCGCGCTTCGAGGAGATCGGTGGCAAGAAAAAGAAGGTCGTACTCGCGTGGACGAAAAAGGAGTTCGCCAACCTCAAGCGAGCACAGGCGGCGGGTATCAGGGTACCCAACCCGCATGCGGTCGAGCGCAACGTCCTCGTGATGGAGTTCCTGGGCACCGACGGCGAGCGCGCCAGACGTCTCGGCGAGGTCCACCTCGAAAACCCGGAGACGGCCTACGAAGTCGTCCGCGAGTACATGCGCCGGCTCCATCGTGCCGGACTGGTCCACGGCGACCTCTCGGAGTACAACGTTCTGGTCCACGATTCGCAACTGTGGTTCCTCGACCTCGGGCAGGCGGTGACGGTCCACCATCCCAATAGTCGAGAATTCCTCGAACGCGACTGCGAGAACGTGGCGAACTTCTTCGCCCGGCAGGGTCTCGCCGTCGATGGTGAGACGCTGCTCGGGGACGTGACTGCCGTGCGCGAAGACTGA